The sequence below is a genomic window from Ipomoea triloba cultivar NCNSP0323 chromosome 2, ASM357664v1.
TAGTGGCTATGAGTGTGTgtgttataattttaattaatacgtACAATTGATTAAAGTGTCACACTTTTGTGAGACTGTCTCATCGgttacaaattcaacattcaattacttatgcataaacatctcctatataaacttacattaatatactttgaagtacttatttaaaaataaacattgggcattatttCCATTCGCACAATACGCGTAAATAACTAGTAAAacctattaaaatattaaaaattgattaaactatttcaacaataaaatatttactttaaCATACACGAGACATTAAAAGTGTTagaaaaattaactaaattgacatttaaaatgTTCGTTTTGTGATATAATTTTAGTGGTGTCTACTTCTAATTTGGGTTGCATCATAGTGGATTTGAATTTTCTTAGTTGAGAAGATAAATGTGacatattatatactcaaaatggataatttttaagtaattttggtactacattaaaaataaggtATGAttgtatgaaaatatatatatacaattaaaccttttaagaaatttgaataCACAAAGGTTGTCTCTCGAGCACTACTTACCGAGGAACTGGTTCATAGCGTTGCTATATATTATTGATCGCACCTCTCTCTATTATTGATTGCATCCCCTAACAACTACTTTAGAAATTTAGTCATAGTGGATTGTCCTTTgaaaaaaatacaagaataaAAGTGCCAACTCAAATATATGCGGCGACTTTAGAGGATAAAGTAGCTACCTAACtttattcatatttataaattattataaatataatataattggcaTTCAACCAAGTACTttattggaatttttatttctgTTTGTACACGATGAATAGAACAGAGGGCATGCAACCAATAACTACATAAATTGTGACTAGACTACTTCAATATAACATTTTATTTGTAAACTTTTAAGaactaatttaatatttttgttcacaaattaaaatttgtaaaagaatatattattaaagttacacacaatatatatacatatataattaccaccatatatgtatatgagaAAGACTACAATTTCAATTCCATCagatacaatttaaaaactttaaaagttaTTATAACGGACATTCAATACAAACCTTAAAACCTTTTACATCCGATTCACTTTTAGTTTTACCCGATGCAATATATATCGATTAACACCATAGAATTTTACACACAAAATGACAAAATGATATAATGTCCACCCCTgcaactatatatacatgtagtcGATCAATAGATGAGCTGtgatcatcataatcatattgCAATATTAGTCAACATTCCAACTTTACCATTGGTAGTGGAGTTTGAACCAACTTGAGGATTAATTGCAGCTAATAAGtatgctacattttttttttctattattattgttattattattattattattattgtgtgtgAATTCTTTTTAAGGTTTAATTCACTTTTGgtctatattatatttaaaaatattttagactaaaagtgtaatatttttaaaagtttgaaaattaaaagtagtataaTACAAATCAAAGTCGAAAATTGAAAGTAAAAATCTCACTATAGTTAATATAATGGATTACAAGTGAAAGAAACTTTTCTCTTCCTAACATCTTCTTACCAAATTAATTAGTAGTAATTtagtaaaatttattaattcacaaataactgataaatataaaagaatggtatttttgtttaaaaaatcatattgaTAATGTTACACGTAGgatatgaaaataaagaataactttttaagaataagaaaaaaaaatcccaattgCAGAAGTAGCTAGACGTCATCATCTGCCACGCAGAAGAAATTGACAGCCAAAACATCGAATTGCACGAGTAAACGTAATGAATTTGACAACTTTAAGGAAATTAGCCTAGAAGTATATATCGTTCTATTACATGTATTCTATTTTATcactcatttatttatttttattaatgtgACAAATTGACAATGAATCTTTAGTTATTTTCATCTTGTGggtcttaaaaaaatataaacattaatattttataaaaataaataaatgtaagagtaGAATTTAAGagtacaaataaattttttttatcattaattgTTTAACTACATATTATTGCATTATCCAATATAGTGACACACAACAATATTAACTTTATCTCAAACCCAACCACTAAGCATTGCCGGGCCGACACTGTGACTTTTCATTCGACACATCAATTAactcatttaatttattataacatcatattattgatacttttataattttattcacgtgatttaaataacatattataaatattattcaaaattacataatttgaaataaatcacataatatttgtatattcattaattacaggtaagttttttttttttgaaaacattactcGTAAGTTTTAAGTTAACTAAAATTGAATTATTCGAATAATTTGATGCTTTTTTAACCGTTGTGATTAACGACACCACAATGGGGATGGCTTGGCCTTTTGCCCTTTTATAATTGCTAAGCGCCAGGTTTTGATGGCCTTTTATGATGTCTAAGTGCCAATTGCCAAAGGTTATATTTGGTGTGTATATAATCTAATTTTACTTGAAAGAGATAATTCTGTAAATTTATTGGGGATCATTGTCTAAGTAGCATCATAGACCATGTAGAAAAATGATGTCATTTGATTTTTTTCGTTAACAATGGTAAATGATAAATTACGTTATGGCCCATGTAACAACTTATTTCATTATTCAGATTTattttttgagaagaaaaaaaaaataaatctgaaTAATGAAATAAGTTGTTACATGCTATTcagatttattttatacatatttagTCTCATTACAACATCattaaagtatcattctaattcaactacagaTGTGATACAtgctattcagtttcatttgatatacATTGTAGTTCCATTTCAgtatcactaaaaaaaaaaaaaaaaaagaagacgcGTTGCAGTATATAACGACTACCATTTGTGACCAATGTTCtataaccaactgagctacgaAACATCATTATTAAGACAAATTGTTGTGTCGATCATGGTCCTTACAGCTGTGTAGACTATCAATacaagatacatttttaatatactaaaagtatgttatttgtgtactgaatatacattattatagtattagtatacacataatatactttcctgaatataatataattttttttgaaaactaatataaattttttaatatactaaaaatacattatttatgtactaaatgtatattatttgatagtatacaaaataatgtactttcaatactcaaataatatacttatttttaatttgtggtCCCCACaacaaataaatagaataatgtaattaggaaaattattatttggacCCGGGTTCaagatacacaatttacatacagaatattcataattcaaagagcattgagtatgtaaattgtaatgggtccatggtataactattggtgGTTAAAACCCCCAGCGCTGCAAGGCCCAATAAGCTCTCGTCCTTGGCCCATCAAGAGAGCATGGCTGAGCCGATACTTGGGAGGAAAAAGATCAATAGGATAATGATCCCGGGCTGGTCCATCAAGAAAGAATGATCCCGTTGTTAAAACCCCCAGCGGAAGGCCCAATAGGCTCCGTCCTTGGCCCATCAAGAGAGCATGGCTGAGCCCATACTTGGgaggaaaagaaaattaaaaaatggtcCCGGCGGGGCTCGAACCCGCGACCTTCGGCTCATAAGACcaacgctctaaccaactgagctacggGACCTTGTTGTTAAGTATGAGTAATTTTAATATCTAAACTATGATTATACCAAATACAATGGCCCATTCGAGATACAGCCAAAAGCAATAATACAAATTCTATGGCGTTCACACCAGTCTTGAGCCTTCTTCCATATGAATTTTGACTCCCAATCGAGAATCTGTTTACATGGATCTCACTGAACAGAAAAATCTTAATTTTGTTACCTGTAGATATGTTGATGCTAAAATGTTTTATTAGGCCGACCCAAAATTCACAGCCGATTTTAATCGTCAAAATCGTGCAAATTTTAGTATAAAACAAGATCTTCATCTATTAATCCATGTGTTTTTCCGGCAAAAAGATGAAAATGTGCTACTATAACTGGCAATGAATCGCGTGCAGATAATAGGACTCACACTCACAGATGGCAAAAGGATTTACATTTACTCCACGAAGATTGTTACAGTGTGGAAGCAGATCATACATAGATTGTCATCTTCATCATCGTATACCTAAATCAAGAaaagcaaagaaagaaagaaagaaaatcagtGGGAGGACGGGAGAGTCGGTCTAGGAAAGAGAAGACGAAAAGGAAGAGTGGAGCGACGAGCGAGGGTTTTGGCCAGAAAATTGAGGGAGAAAAAATTGGGAGAGAGACCGCTTTATTAGGCTGCTTTAGATTTCCATTTATATCTTCAATTTCacactatttttttcttcaaaactttGCCCTTTTTCATCTCTTTATTTATCTCACTCATCTGATCTCATCTGATATGTATTTGACAGCTCCCTAACAACTGTGTTTCacaggaaaaaaaagaaaatctgaGTGCAAAGTTGAAAGCTTTATCTCTCCCTGTGTGAAGAAATATCGTAAAGTTACCATCTTTGCTGGATTTTGGGTTGTATTTTCTTACCATATGAGTTGCTGATCTTTGCTCCATCAGCCGCGAGATATTATGCGATCGTCTATAGATGCTGAATAAGGCCGCGTGGGATTTTGCATTTTCCTTTGCTGGGTGCTTTCTTGATTCTCCATTTCCcaatttttactcatttttcttCAACCACCATATATTGTGTATAAATTTTCAAGATTTTGTGTAGCTCAGGGATATAATGGTGTGATGCGGTGGGTGGATTTGGTGTGTGTATAAAATCTCCTTTTGGTGAATTTTCAAGATTTTGTGGTATGTATAAAGTGCCCTTTTGGTTTTGAGAATTGATGGCAATGGCTCATGAAGAACATGGCCAGAGGTGTAGTAATAGTAGCAGTGATGATAGGGGATTGGAATGTGGTGGTTTTGGTAGATCTTCCAAAAGGTTGAAGCAGAAAAGAGTCCCACAAAGGGGGCTGGGTGTTGCTCAGCTTGAGAGGATTAGGTTAGAGGAACAGCATAAGAAAGATGCAACTTTACTTTCTGCTACTGTTTTGTCTTCATTCCCAGCAGTTTCCCACACCAATTCATCAACATGTTTGCAAATACAACAGCAATTACCTAGTATTGTGTCGCCCGCTTTTAGGCCTCACCTATCTTCCCCTTCGATTCCCCTACCGCCACCAATAGATCTCACCTCACCGAGGCCCGCCTTTAGATCAATCCCATCCCCACATATACCCAAGATCAATGGTATGCATCCGAGCCCTGTTGTGCCGTTGTCGTTGTCAAAATCGTTGAGTGTGGGTGTGGTCGAGAGGAGTTGGTCAGGCATGATGGTTCCGGGTCATGGCCATTGGCCGAAATTGTGGAATGGGGATGATAATCTCGAAGGAGAGAATCATAGGATGGATCACCAAGGTGTCGAGTTTAGGCCTAGTATGAAATTCCCTATTGAACCACACTCGCCAATTTTGCCTCTCCCTAGCATGTTGCAAAGATCAGAGCGACACGAGCAGCCTGTTTCTTCATCAATGGTTAGCCAACTAAATATAGTGCTTATGCAAATTCCTTTCAGTGCTTTGTAGTTTCTCTGTGAAGGGAATCGAATGGTAAGACTAATTAGTTTTTGAAATTGCAGGTGAATGTCTCGACAGGGATCTCATCATCCTCGTCGTCGTCATCATCTGTTTTAGAATTCTTGATGGAGCCCCCTTCAAACCAAAATTACAACGGAAAAAATTATACACCTATGTGGCCCGAGGAAGTCAAGGTAGTTCTATTGTCTGCCTTTGTTTGCTCATCCACTATACTGAAATCAACTTGCCTAGTTGTctgtaaaatcaagttgaggaATTGTGTTCTCTGTGAATATGAATATTGCCTAGTTATCTGGACCGTAGATACACAAAAATATTGTTGCTATTTAGTCTTTAGTAGGGTTATGAGTTGGAGGTTTATTTTCACAAGAAAGGATCATCTGTATTCTGATcctttgtgcttcaacaaatttttatgtttttcccATAATTTCCTTAAAATTTCAGAATAAGATAATTTGGTGATGTCTTCTGATGCTATTATTCATGGGTTTATGTTATGATCTTATCTACACAGCATTTGCTGAAATTTTTTGGCTAATAGCATTTTCTGTTTGTTACCGATTTAGTGTAGATGGTAGGCAATAAGAGAGCGCATCCCTTCACTTCAGATTATCCACCCATCCCTGTATTTCATCGCAAATTTCCTCCTGGCTATGATCTATCCATATCTAGAACGAATGAATTGGCTTCCTGCTGCGTGGATTGCCCGGCTAATGTAGAATCTCGAAATCTACCTACAAGGTGCTATATTGAACCCTGAATTTCACAGAGATATTGTTGAATGCATGGTGGTGAGTGCCTTTCTGCATCTTTTTCAGAGAATGCCCTGCAAATTTGAAAGCGCTATCCGAATCCAACCCAGGAAGTTTTACCAATGGAAGTGGCACAGATTTTCTCACGTTAGCCCCTCCGTCATCAGTATCTTTGCCACGCTCAGATCCGAGATACCATCTCCGTTCCAGAAGTTCATATCCCCATAATCAAGACGCATCCAATCAGGTTAGCAATGCatccacaaggttacaagtttaactcccagtgggagcggcctattggccttcttggcctggtttgagccggtcagctatgggtaatctaggctggtttacctccttccgttcctttgctggctagggtcacaagactgGTTTTATTCAGTGCACATCCTCGGGTAGTGACTGCTGGTTTTCCAAAACTTGGTTGATTTCATTTGGAATGACTTGTGCTTCTTTGAAAATCTGCAGGGACGTGCAGACGAGCTTATTCAACCATCCAGGGTGAGTGCGGGATCAGATCAACCTCACATCTTCAGCTTCTTCCCGTCAACCGGGCAAGAAGATAGCCCTAAAAGCAGCAGCCATGAGGGTGAATCCAGTGAAGGTGTTGATCTTAATCTGAAGTTGTAGCAGTAGCTCATCTCTTGTGGTCATATATCATATTCATAGTTTCCATGTGTAATAGTTGATTGTTCATTGCTTGAGATGGTAAATGTTCcttgtttttaatatatatctCATGTTAAAGTTTACAGGGAAGTAATAAAGTATGATTTATACCTAATCCTGGATTTTGAGATAAAAatgtttgattttctttttccagAATTATGTTTTAGGGGATTTTTCAACATCAATCAGATAcacacttttaaatattaaaaatagttTATGTTGTGGTTTAGATGATAATGTTGTTGGGGGTTATATTTCCCGTGCTTATATTTccaatcaaacactcatattgactgtttaactaagtcaaacagctaatagtgctcatataaattaaaattgattgataaattAACTATGCTACCAACATGGCTTAAGtatattttaatcaaataaCTTTATAGAAATTGTGTAACATAGCTTAAGtatattttaatcatataaCTTTATAGAAATTGTTCTTGGTGTGATGGAGAGTTTTGGCCTCAAAACTCTTACTACTTAAATAAGGTTTTGAGGTTACAAGTAATTTTATTAGGAAGGATGTATATTTACTATATTGTCTTATTtggtataaaatatttttttctcaagtATAGAATATGCAATAAAGGATTGGAGTAATTTGCATCTCTTACAAAAACAATAGATTTGAATTCAAATCTAACCAATtttatttgattctcatttaatgtattaaaacaatagaatatTTGATTTAGTTGTCCAAACatttaaatatttcatattGCAGTCACATTGAGTGAAgaacaagaaagaaagaaaaaaaagtatataccCTGGGTTAATCTCATTTGGTACCCtgattgtagttttttttttttttttttttttttttttttttttttttttttttttttttttttttttttttttttttttttacttttacttttacttttaatttttttacttttaatttttaaattcaaaatcaaCAGAATCTGATGAGTGCTAAAGGATCATATTTGATGAGTTTTAACTTAAAAAGGGAAAGTGTAAAATTCTAATAATTGAGAGACCAAAATTAGAATCAAATGAGTGATCGgataattaaggtaatatatgttttggaatgttgaattttcatgtttggttgaaattatattattttctcaaGAAATGTGACTTACCATCAGCAGAAGATTTTGACCTATTCTTTTGGTGAATCTGGAAATGTGATCCTCTTGATTACAACATAATAAACCATTAATGAACTAAATCTATTTAAATCAAGTAACAGTGACCAAATTTCTAAAGATAAAACAATTTAAGGgtcaaaagtattatttttcctaaaaaaaataacataaaaaataaccCTTCAACTATTATAACATAAAagataacataaaaaataaccCGTCAACTATTACATACATTAGTTTTACCTAAATACAGAAATCTAACATTTTCTAAAGTAACGTGAGGTTAACCAAATTAACAGGGTCTAAGATCAGAATATATAGCTATGTCCAACCGCATTTGAAATCTAGGACATATACCAGAGCAATAGAGAAGGGATAAAGAAGAAATGCTAATAAGGAAGTCCAGAGTGGAAATGTAGAGCGCGTGCCTCCAAACACACCcatcacaatgcacacaatgAGTATAACCAGCACTTCCGATGAGAAGTCCCACGTTAATCCCCTCGCATAAACAAGACCAAGGAACACTGAGAGACAAAGCACATTGTTCATAGTCACTGCTCCATATAtctgcaacaacaacaaccacaaaCTGTTAAGTTATATCTAGTAGGGaatgtgcaactttatttccttatactgccCAGTCACAAAGTGCTGTACTTGACCATTCactggcctctgcccaacacaAAAGTAACATACCTCGGAAAATGTTAATGAAGCGGTTCTGAGTTTTTTCCGGCTAGCGAAGATGATTGCTGAGACGGCCTCGCTAGAGTTGGTTGCCAATGGCAGCGCGACGAATGAGATGAAGAAAGATGGGATCTTCGTGGCGGTGGAGAAGTTGTCGACGGCATCCACCAGAGGATCTGCAAATGCAGCTGCAATGGCAGTCCCCAGCAATAAGAGTGAGGCTGCCTTGATTGAGGTCCATTTGGGATTTTCAACACCTTCAGTAGCCTCATCACTTTGATCCCCTAAAAGATAATGCTCTCTCTTTGTTTGCTGCAATTAAGTACATTCCCATTATGAAAGGCCATACCTATACTGATAGtcggattgcacatttatgtttatatattatatgttcaacaacaTACCTCTTGGAAATAATCGAAATCTGAGATTGATTCAGGGCAAACTCTGGAACCATAAAACTCATCAAGCCATTTATCTACTCCAGCAACGAATTCATCAAAATCAACTTCACCATCATTAGAGGTATCAAAATCCTTCATAACTTTCTCTACTGCATCATTTTCATCTAGGTTTACCCCATCAAGACTGATCCCAACAACTAAGGCTTTTAATTCGGATTGTGAGAGCCGGCCATCCCCATTTTCATCAACTCTTTTGAACAGcctatcattatatatattttgcatcAAACCACATCCAGGCAGTTGGTGTTATTATatcaacaaataaaaatgtGAGTGTGGGTGGGTTAGAAGCTTACTTTTGCAGAACTTCTAAATTAGGTGTTCCCTGATCTGTGGAAAGCCTTCCCAAAGCATGCATTTTCAATTGTTTCAAAACCCCTGATACAACGTGTTTATGCTTCGAATAAGCAAGCCGTCTGGCTTGTATCCATGGTTGAAAGACCTGAATTAGCAATCAAAACAGTGGCTAAGC
It includes:
- the LOC116005388 gene encoding sodium/calcium exchanger NCL-like, with protein sequence MLLKTYLTLLPLLLLSGAASGLLVADRPLGLVSDGGSAGGAGECEQTYGFLPCTHTALGNLFLIIVYGYLMYLAATYLSSGSELLLQLLGPGLIGGLFLPILGALPDAMLILVSGLSGSAVEAQSQVSVGMGLLAGSTVMLLTVIWGTCVLVGKCDIQNSVAVDLRDTKGYSFTGSGVTTDVWTRYAATIMAVSVIPFVVVQLPQLLHSSSGRHLTVLIALVLSLSLLISYCLYQVFQPWIQARRLAYSKHKHVVSGVLKQLKMHALGRLSTDQGTPNLEVLQKLFKRVDENGDGRLSQSELKALVVGISLDGVNLDENDAVEKVMKDFDTSNDGEVDFDEFVAGVDKWLDEFYGSRVCPESISDFDYFQEQTKREHYLLGDQSDEATEGVENPKWTSIKAASLLLLGTAIAAAFADPLVDAVDNFSTATKIPSFFISFVALPLATNSSEAVSAIIFASRKKLRTASLTFSEIYGAVTMNNVLCLSVFLGLVYARGLTWDFSSEVLVILIVCIVMGVFGGTRSTFPLWTSLLAFLLYPFSIALVYVLDFKCGWT
- the LOC116006710 gene encoding B-cell CLL/lymphoma 9 protein-like, whose translation is MAMAHEEHGQRCSNSSSDDRGLECGGFGRSSKRLKQKRVPQRGLGVAQLERIRLEEQHKKDATLLSATVLSSFPAVSHTNSSTCLQIQQQLPSIVSPAFRPHLSSPSIPLPPPIDLTSPRPAFRSIPSPHIPKINGMHPSPVVPLSLSKSLSVGVVERSWSGMMVPGHGHWPKLWNGDDNLEGENHRMDHQGVEFRPSMKFPIEPHSPILPLPSMLQRSERHEQPVSSSMVNVSTGISSSSSSSSSVLEFLMEPPSNQNYNGKNYTPMWPEEVKMVGNKRAHPFTSDYPPIPVFHRKFPPGYDLSISRTNELASCCVDCPANVESRNLPTRECPANLKALSESNPGSFTNGSGTDFLTLAPPSSVSLPRSDPRYHLRSRSSYPHNQDASNQGRADELIQPSRVSAGSDQPHIFSFFPSTGQEDSPKSSSHEGESSEGVDLNLKL